Part of the Thermus sp. LT1-2-5 genome, GGTGGTGGAGGGGCAGGGGGTTTGGCGTACCCCCCTTTCTGAGGTAGCCGCCCACCTGCAAGAGGTGGGCAAGGAGGGCGAGGTTTGGCTTGCTCCTAAGGCGCCCCTGTACCACCTGCCCTGGCGGGTGGAGGCATCGCCTCCTGGTTTGGAGGGCCGGCTGGCTTTTGCTGAGGAGCGGCTTTGGGAGCTTTCCCTCCTGGCCCGTATGTTGTGCGGGGAGGGAGAGGCTTGGGATCTGGCGCAAGCCTGGCGGCCCCAGGAGGGTTCGCCTTCGTTGCCCACCCTGCCCCCTTCTCCCGGGCCCCGGCCCTCGAGGGAGGTTCGCAAGGAGGCGCAACGGGACCTCGGCCTACCCCTTTTTCCCACCACCACCATTGGCAGTTTTCCCCAAACCCCTGAGCTTCGGGCTTTGCGGGCGCGTTTCCGGGCGGGCAGGATTTCGGCTCAGGCTTATGAGGAAGCCATACGGGAAGCCATCGCTCGGGTCATACGTTTCCAAGAGGATTTGGGGCTGGACGTGTTGGTCCACGGGGAGCCCGAGAGGAGCGATATGGTGGAGTTTTTCGCCGAGCGCTTGGAGGGGTTTTATCTCAATCCCGAGGGCTGGGTGCTGTCCTACGGGAGCCGCGTCTACCGTCCTCCAATCCTGGGGGGACCCGTCAGGCGGAGAAGGCCTTTGGTCCTAGACGAGCTGTCCTACGCTCAAAGCCTCACCGATAAGCCGGTGAAAGCAATCCTCACGGGCCCTATCACCCTCGCTGCTTGGAGCTATTTGCCAGAGGGGGTGGGGTTTGCCGAGGCCGTGCTGAACTTGGCTGAGGTCGTAGGGGAAGAGGTCCGGGCCCTTGAGGCGGCGGGGTTCCGTTTCATCCAAATAGACGAGCCAGCCCTTTTGGAAAAGTTACCCCTGCGTTCGGAGGAGCGGCCGGGTTACCTGACCCTGGTTCGGGAAGCTTTCCAGCGGGCAGCTCCCGTTGGCCCTTCGGTCCAAGTGCACCTCCACCTTTGCTACTCCGATTACTCCACCCTCAGGCCGTTCTTGGAGGCCATGGACCCCGACGTGGTCAGCCTGGAAGCGGCGCGGCAGGACCCGTATTTCCTCCAGGAACTAAGGGGCTTGGACCTTGCCCTGGGCCCTGGGGCCTTCGACGTTCACACCCCTCAGGCCATCTCCAGCGAGGAGATGGAAAAGCGGTTGTTGGCCTATTTGGAGCACATTGCCCCGGAACGCCTTTGGGTAAACCCAGACTGCGGCCTCAAAACCCGGACCTGGGCCGAGGTGGAGCGCAACCTGAAGGCCATAGTGGAGGCTGCGCGTCGGCTTCGGAAGCGTTTTGGAGGTGAGAATGCTCACTCAGCCTAGGCTTCATTACCGCCCCTACGAGTACCCCGGGCTTCTCCGCTACCGGGATGCCATCCGGCACAGCTACTGGGTGCACACGGAGTTCAGCTACGCCGCTGACCTGCAGGACTACGCCCTAGCCGACCCTAAGGAGCGGGCCTTGGTGGAACGGTCCCTCTTGGCCATCGCCCAGGTGGAGCTCGCCGTCAAGCTCTTCTGGGCCCGGATCTACGACCGTTTCCCCAAGCCGGAGGTGGCGGAGGTGGGGATGACCTTCGCCGAAAGCGAGGTGCGCCACGCCAACGCCTACGCCCACCTTCTGGATCTCCTTGGCCTCAACGAGCGCTTCCAGAAAGCCCTGGAAGAGGAAACCGCCCTAAAGGAACGCCAGCGCCTCCTTCAGGAGGTTCTGCGCCGCGCTCGCCAGGAGGACTTAAAGGCGTACGCCCACGCCCTCCTCCTCTTCGCCGCCTTCACGGAGCACATCTCCCTCTTCTCCCAGTTCTACGCCCTCATGGCCATCAACCGCCGCTCGGGGCGCTTCAAGGGCATTTCCAACGCCATAGAGGCCACCAGCAAGGAGGAGAACATCCACGGCCTCTTCGGGGTAGAGCTCCTCCGCCTCCTCCGACAGGAGCTTCCCGAGCGCTTCGGCGAGGGCTTTGCCGAGGAGGCCCTGGCCTGGGCCATGCGCTTCTTCCAGGGGGAGGAGGCCTTGGTGGATTGGATCTTCGCCGAGGGCGACTTAGGGGTGGTTTCCCGGGAAGAGGTGTTGGAGTTTCTCAAGCACCGCTACAACGAGGTTCTTTCCCTTCATGGCCTCCCTGCCCCCTTCGCGCCCCGGGCCGAGCTCCTTCGGGACACCGAGTGGTTCTCCCTGGAGCTTCTCGCCGATAAGGAGGTGGACTTCTTCAACAAGCGCAGCGTGGCCTACGCACGCCGCGTGCAGAGCTACGATCCGGACGAGCTTTTTTAAGGAGGCGCCATGGTTGAGGTGAAACGGGTATACGAGCCTTGGTACTGGGTTAACGAGTGGACGCGGCTGTACATGAGCCGGGGCTACCTCCTCCCTGGGGTCAGCGTGGAGGAGCGGGTGCGGCAGATTGCCGCGCGGGCCGAGGCCCTCACGGGCATCCCCGGCTTCGCCGAGAAGTTTTCGCGCTACATGGCCTACGGTTGGTACTCCCTGGCCACGCCCGTTTGGGCCAACTACGGCCTCAAGCGGGGGCTGCCCATCTCCTGCTACGGCACGTACGTGGAGGACGACACCGCCTCCATCCTGCGGGCGGTGGCGGAAATCGGCATGATGAGCAAGCAGGGGGGTGGAACCTCCGTGTACTTGGGGGAGCTCCGTCCCCGGGGTGCCCCCATCCGCGATAACGGGGAGAGCAACGGCTCTTACGCCTTTGCCAGCCTCTTTGACCGGGCCATCGAGGTCTTCAACCAGGGCTCCACCCGCCGGGGCCAGTGCGCCGCCTACCTGCCCATAGAGCACCCCGACTTTTGGGAGTGGACCCGGATCCAACGGGAAAACTCCGAGATCCAGTCCCTCTTCTGGGGGGTGAGCGTGGGGGACGACTGGCTCGAGGCCATGGTGGCGGGGGACCGGGAGAAACGGGATCGTTGGGCCGCTGTCCTAAAGAGCCGCGCCGAGGTGGGCATTCCCTACATTTTCTTCCGGGACAACGCCAACCGCCAGGCCCCTGAGATTTTCCGCGCCTTGGGTAAGCAGATTCACGCCAGCAACCTCTGCACGGAGATCATGCTCCCCTCTAGCCCCGAGGAGAGCTTCGTCTGTTGCCTTTCCTCCTTAAACCTCCTCCACTTTGATCGGTGGAAGGACACGGACGCGGTGGAGACCCTGGTCATCTTCCTGGACTCCGTGTTGGACGACTTCATCGAGAAGGCTGCGGGCATCCCCTACATGGAGCGGGCCGTGCGCTTCGCCAAGCGGTACCGCGCTATCGGGATTGGGGTCTTAGGGTGGCACAGCTATCTGCAGTCCAAGGGTGTGGCCCTGGAGAGCGCCGAGGCCCTTTTCCTCAACAACCTCATCTTCAAAACCATCCGGGAGCGGGCGGAGGAAGCTTCTCGTTGGCTGCGCGCCCGACACCCGGAGGACGAGCTGGCCGAGATCATGGAACGGCGCAACGCCACCCTCCTCGCCATCGCCCCCACCAAGTCCAGTTCCTTCATCCTGGGACAGGTGTCCCCTTCCGTGGAGCCCTATACCAGCAACTACTACCTGAAGGACCTGCAGAAAGCGCGGGTGCCCTTCAAAAACCCCTTCCTGGAGGAGCTTCTTCGGGAAAAGGGTAAGGACGAGGAAAAGGTTTGGCGGAGCATCCTAGAGCACAACGGTTCGGTGCAGCACCTGGACTTCCTGAGCGAGGAGGAAAAGGCGGTGTTCAAAACCTTCGCCGAGGTTTCCCAGAAAACCTTGGTGAACCTGGCTGCGGCCCGGCAGCGGCACATCGACCAGGGGCAGTCCTTGAACCTGGTGATCCACCCGGAGGCCCCACCCAAGGACGTGAACGAGCTCGTGCTCCACGCCTGGCGCTCGGGGCTAAAGAGCCTTTACTACCAGTTTAGCGCCAGCGCCGCCCAGGCCTACAGCCGCGACCTGCTCCTCTCCTGCCGGGCCTGCGAAGGCTAGCAGAGCTGCAGGTGATCCTTGACGGGGGTGGGGGGAAGGCCATGCTTGGCCCGGAGGCGTTCCAGGTAAAGGGCGCGCTCCGCCAAGCGGCGCCCGTAGCTTTGGTTGTTCCCGTGGACCCGCACGCCGACGTTGGGGCCCCGCAGGTAGCGAAAGGGGAGGCCCGCCCGGTAGGCGCGGAGCCACAGGTCCCAGTCCCAGTAGTCCCCCATCTCGGGGTCGAGGCCGCCTAGGGCCAGGAGGGAGGCCCGGGATAAGGCCGTGCCCGAGGCCAGGATGCGGTTGTCCCGAAGGAGCCACTCCCCCACCTCCCCCGGGGCAAAGGGGAGGGCCTCGAGGTCCAGGAGGAAGACCCCCTCCCCATAGGCCACCCCCTCTCCACCGCGGAGGGCCCGCCAGACCCGGTGCAGGTAGGTGGGGGCGAGGAGAAGGTCGTCGTCGTCCAGGAAGAGGACGATTTCCCCTTTGGCCTCCGCTAGGCCCGTGAGGCGGGCCTCCACCTGGCCCCGGCCGTGGTTCCAAAAGGGGCGGATCCTGGGGTCTTGGAGGGAGCGGGCCGCCTCCAGGCCTTCCCCGTCCCCGTCCTCCACCACCAGCGCCTCAAACCAGGGGAAGGTTTGCCGCCGCAGGGACGCCAGGGCCTGGAGGAGAAAGGCGGGGCGGCCCTTGGTGGGGATGAGGACGCTAATCA contains:
- a CDS encoding ribonucleotide-diphosphate reductase subunit beta, whose amino-acid sequence is MLTQPRLHYRPYEYPGLLRYRDAIRHSYWVHTEFSYAADLQDYALADPKERALVERSLLAIAQVELAVKLFWARIYDRFPKPEVAEVGMTFAESEVRHANAYAHLLDLLGLNERFQKALEEETALKERQRLLQEVLRRARQEDLKAYAHALLLFAAFTEHISLFSQFYALMAINRRSGRFKGISNAIEATSKEENIHGLFGVELLRLLRQELPERFGEGFAEEALAWAMRFFQGEEALVDWIFAEGDLGVVSREEVLEFLKHRYNEVLSLHGLPAPFAPRAELLRDTEWFSLELLADKEVDFFNKRSVAYARRVQSYDPDELF
- a CDS encoding glycosyltransferase family A protein is translated as MISVLIPTKGRPAFLLQALASLRRQTFPWFEALVVEDGDGEGLEAARSLQDPRIRPFWNHGRGQVEARLTGLAEAKGEIVLFLDDDDLLLAPTYLHRVWRALRGGEGVAYGEGVFLLDLEALPFAPGEVGEWLLRDNRILASGTALSRASLLALGGLDPEMGDYWDWDLWLRAYRAGLPFRYLRGPNVGVRVHGNNQSYGRRLAERALYLERLRAKHGLPPTPVKDHLQLC
- a CDS encoding ribonucleoside-diphosphate reductase subunit alpha; the encoded protein is MVEVKRVYEPWYWVNEWTRLYMSRGYLLPGVSVEERVRQIAARAEALTGIPGFAEKFSRYMAYGWYSLATPVWANYGLKRGLPISCYGTYVEDDTASILRAVAEIGMMSKQGGGTSVYLGELRPRGAPIRDNGESNGSYAFASLFDRAIEVFNQGSTRRGQCAAYLPIEHPDFWEWTRIQRENSEIQSLFWGVSVGDDWLEAMVAGDREKRDRWAAVLKSRAEVGIPYIFFRDNANRQAPEIFRALGKQIHASNLCTEIMLPSSPEESFVCCLSSLNLLHFDRWKDTDAVETLVIFLDSVLDDFIEKAAGIPYMERAVRFAKRYRAIGIGVLGWHSYLQSKGVALESAEALFLNNLIFKTIRERAEEASRWLRARHPEDELAEIMERRNATLLAIAPTKSSSFILGQVSPSVEPYTSNYYLKDLQKARVPFKNPFLEELLREKGKDEEKVWRSILEHNGSVQHLDFLSEEEKAVFKTFAEVSQKTLVNLAAARQRHIDQGQSLNLVIHPEAPPKDVNELVLHAWRSGLKSLYYQFSASAAQAYSRDLLLSCRACEG
- the metE gene encoding 5-methyltetrahydropteroyltriglutamate--homocysteine S-methyltransferase produces the protein MRVKTLAYGFPRLGPKREYKKLLEGFWSGVVTEEAFWKGLEVLEALRLSTYRRFVELYPVGEMSLYDPLLDLAVMVGVYPVDPKDAAAYYALARGKDALPLRKWFGTNYHYLAPLLPETPRYQPHWNKPLEAFRKDSEGLPHLLGPYTLLRLAQNPPAGRDLVRHLEALGEVYVEFLAQLKGAGATLALLEEPALGLDGASEDAPVLKKLYTRFLEVLPLALLTPYLLPPEELYALPWTAASLGVEILRQGRFQAIAIPILGVVEGQGVWRTPLSEVAAHLQEVGKEGEVWLAPKAPLYHLPWRVEASPPGLEGRLAFAEERLWELSLLARMLCGEGEAWDLAQAWRPQEGSPSLPTLPPSPGPRPSREVRKEAQRDLGLPLFPTTTIGSFPQTPELRALRARFRAGRISAQAYEEAIREAIARVIRFQEDLGLDVLVHGEPERSDMVEFFAERLEGFYLNPEGWVLSYGSRVYRPPILGGPVRRRRPLVLDELSYAQSLTDKPVKAILTGPITLAAWSYLPEGVGFAEAVLNLAEVVGEEVRALEAAGFRFIQIDEPALLEKLPLRSEERPGYLTLVREAFQRAAPVGPSVQVHLHLCYSDYSTLRPFLEAMDPDVVSLEAARQDPYFLQELRGLDLALGPGAFDVHTPQAISSEEMEKRLLAYLEHIAPERLWVNPDCGLKTRTWAEVERNLKAIVEAARRLRKRFGGENAHSA